CGTTGGTTGCTGACTGAGTAAGGAGCTGAAACAACGGTGTTTTCTCGAATGGCGTGACGCTCAGAATCTGTAACATTTCGTGCAAGGATAAGTCCAGATTGAGCCGCT
This portion of the Candidatus Binatia bacterium genome encodes:
- a CDS encoding IS4 family transposase, whose product is RLNLDLSLHEMLQILSVTPFEKTPLFQLLTQSATNGDINVDPNQLILL